Proteins from a single region of Desulfovibrio porci:
- a CDS encoding branched-chain amino acid ABC transporter substrate-binding protein, with product MKGLHFWLGALALALFLPTAALAADVKVGLMCPLTGKWASEGQDMKNIVTLLVDEANSKGGVNGRKIELVVEDDAGDPRTAALAAQKLASAGVVAVIGTYGSAVTEASQSILDEAGLVQIGTGSTSVRLTEKGLPLFFRTCPRDDAQGKSAAAAIVKGGYKAVALLHDNSSYAKGLAEETRTALEKAGVKVIFYDALTPGERDYTAILTKLKAAGPDLVFFTGYYPETGMLLRQKKEMGWNVPMMGGDAANHQDLVKIAGSEAAAGYFFISPPLPQDMDTPEARNFLAAFKAKYNSVPVSVWAVLAGDAFKAIEAALAAGKNDPEAMAAWLKQLKGLPGLSGTLGFDAKGDRVGEFYRTYVVDDKGVFVLQPK from the coding sequence ATGAAAGGACTGCATTTTTGGCTGGGCGCGCTGGCCCTGGCCCTGTTTCTGCCCACGGCGGCTCTGGCCGCCGACGTCAAGGTGGGGCTGATGTGCCCGCTCACGGGCAAATGGGCCTCGGAAGGCCAGGACATGAAGAACATCGTCACCCTGCTGGTAGATGAAGCCAACAGCAAGGGCGGCGTCAACGGCCGGAAGATCGAACTGGTGGTGGAAGACGACGCCGGTGATCCCCGCACGGCCGCGCTGGCCGCGCAAAAGCTGGCCTCGGCGGGCGTGGTGGCTGTCATCGGCACCTACGGCTCGGCTGTGACCGAAGCCAGCCAGAGCATTCTGGACGAAGCCGGTCTGGTGCAGATCGGCACGGGTTCCACCAGCGTGCGCCTGACCGAAAAAGGCCTGCCGCTCTTTTTCCGCACCTGCCCGCGCGATGACGCCCAGGGCAAATCCGCAGCGGCCGCCATCGTCAAGGGCGGCTACAAGGCCGTGGCCCTGCTGCACGACAATTCCTCCTACGCCAAGGGCCTGGCCGAGGAAACCCGCACGGCCCTGGAAAAGGCCGGCGTGAAGGTTATCTTTTACGACGCCCTGACCCCCGGCGAGCGCGACTACACCGCCATTCTGACCAAACTCAAGGCCGCCGGTCCGGACCTGGTCTTCTTCACCGGCTACTATCCTGAAACCGGCATGCTGCTGCGCCAGAAAAAGGAAATGGGCTGGAACGTGCCCATGATGGGCGGCGACGCGGCCAACCACCAGGATCTGGTCAAGATCGCGGGGTCCGAGGCCGCCGCCGGCTACTTCTTCATCAGCCCGCCCCTGCCGCAGGATATGGACACCCCGGAAGCCCGAAACTTCCTGGCTGCCTTCAAGGCCAAGTATAACAGCGTGCCCGTGTCGGTCTGGGCCGTGCTGGCCGGGGACGCCTTCAAGGCCATTGAGGCCGCGCTGGCCGCGGGCAAGAATGATCCCGAAGCCATGGCCGCCTGGCTCAAGCAGCTCAAGGGCCTGCCCGGCCTGTCCGGAACCCTGGGCTTTGACGCCAAGGGCGACCGCGTGGGCGAGTTTTACCGCACCTATGTGGTGGATGATAAGGGCGTTTTCGTCCTTCAACCCAAGTAG
- the glgP gene encoding alpha-glucan family phosphorylase: protein MDFNNAPVTLFEVSWEVCNKVGGIYSVVSSKALQAVETFGEDYFLLGPSLQQNAGFEETDEHIWDSLRLALSTKDLKCRLGRWNIPGRPKAILVDFSKRYGSNQLLYEIWKNYGVDSLSGGWDYIEPVMFATACGEVIAAIHESLVQPLGGRSVAHFHEWMCGAGLLSVKKLAPAVGTVFTTHATMLGRALAGTGRDIYSNLRSINPATEAATQNITAKWSMESTSAREADAFTTVSPITGEESTVFLGRKPDVITVNGLDLRVIPDFSEEREKPLANRARVLEASERFLRCKLPENTRIFAISGRYEMHNKGVDIFLEALARADQNLAGTDASILALCLVMGGHTGVNQAAVSGDPNATDNGLPFICTHYAWNAPQDPIINTCRRLGLNNTCDKHVKVIFVPAMLDGNDGFLNMPYEDVISACDVGFFPSWYEPWGYTPQECAAWSVPTLTTDLSGFGMWAREMAQEEAEPRPGVHVMPRRGMNFEQSAAALHERVLRAAASSPEDLALWRKNARDLAEQTSWRYFFSHYIEAFQLALEKADTRISHESNGRESLNRILTASCSVTPFLRPIMAVAEVPKALSRLRDLSANLWWCWQDKAKALFMALNPQLWNECRNPIRVLEEADPERLNYLIYNEEYMNLYDEVLAEFDSYMAQPLRVLSEHVTPEHPVAYFSTEYGINESVPIYSGGLGVLSGDHLKSASDMAVPLFGIGLLYKNGYFKQEIDADGRQVAQYPVNNFAHLPVKPVYDEAGEAVFVQLELPGRILFARVWKMQVGRVSLYLMDTDTRRNSDEDRKITDRLYEANREIRLLQEMLLGMGGMRLIRTLGLTPHVYHMNEGHSAFMVIERLQECMIMGMSYAEATARVRSNTVFTTHTPVPAGNEAFSLDLMGRYFGGIASNLGLSWPEFVQLGQMEGGNSQSFEMTVLALRLSSKANGVSRLHGEVSRHMWNKLWKSLPLAETPIGYVTNGVHTPSYVGMHMHEILSQYLGPDWLQARPDSPVWSKVDEIPDDVYWSARMTQKEDLLDALRARIPAFAQKFQLNRAQRKSMETLLKPNTLLIGFARRFAPYKRATLLFADPDRLARILNDPQRPVCLIFAGKSHPADEAGINLIQEVLRMSRDERFLGKIFFMEDYSLAVSRLLAQGCDVWLNTPRRPHEASGTSGMKLPVNGGINLSISDGWWCEGYNRQNGWTIGPMVTTELPSGEQNDYDDAEALYTLLENAVLPLYFDMNNAGLPTNWIAMSKRSLKSLTAMYSSNRMLNDYIHQAYLPGAKRRDMLAENDWALCRHLAAWQQDLPARFGTMKMEEILISGADGNTMTCGEPVNIRLHMHLGQMKPEEILVQLVIGRAYPNGNFRSKPEVLRLEPRTADHGDNGMNYSATYIPTHNGLYRYGIRATPVHKGLGSPLETGLVLWG from the coding sequence ATGGATTTCAACAACGCTCCCGTCACGCTCTTTGAAGTAAGCTGGGAAGTTTGCAACAAGGTCGGGGGCATTTATTCCGTGGTCAGCAGCAAGGCGCTGCAGGCCGTGGAAACCTTCGGCGAAGACTACTTCCTGCTGGGCCCCTCCCTGCAACAGAACGCCGGTTTCGAGGAAACGGACGAGCACATCTGGGATTCCCTGCGTCTGGCCCTGAGCACCAAGGATCTCAAATGCCGCCTGGGCCGCTGGAACATACCGGGCCGCCCCAAGGCCATTCTGGTGGATTTTTCCAAGCGCTACGGCAGCAATCAGCTGTTGTACGAAATCTGGAAAAACTACGGCGTGGACTCCCTGTCCGGCGGCTGGGACTACATCGAGCCGGTCATGTTCGCCACGGCCTGCGGCGAGGTGATCGCGGCCATCCACGAAAGCCTGGTGCAGCCGCTGGGCGGGCGCTCTGTGGCCCACTTCCACGAATGGATGTGCGGCGCGGGCCTGCTGAGCGTGAAAAAACTGGCCCCGGCCGTCGGCACGGTCTTCACCACCCACGCCACCATGCTCGGCCGCGCTCTGGCCGGAACCGGACGCGACATTTACAGCAATCTGCGCAGCATCAACCCCGCCACCGAGGCCGCCACGCAGAACATCACGGCCAAATGGTCCATGGAGAGCACCTCGGCGCGCGAGGCCGACGCCTTCACCACGGTCAGCCCCATCACCGGCGAGGAATCCACGGTCTTTCTGGGCCGCAAGCCCGACGTCATCACGGTCAACGGCCTGGATCTGCGCGTGATTCCCGACTTTTCGGAGGAACGCGAAAAACCGCTGGCCAACCGGGCCAGAGTGCTGGAGGCGTCGGAGCGCTTCCTGCGCTGCAAACTGCCGGAAAACACCCGCATCTTCGCCATTTCCGGCCGCTATGAGATGCACAACAAGGGCGTGGACATCTTTCTGGAGGCCCTGGCCCGCGCGGACCAGAACCTGGCCGGTACGGACGCGTCCATCCTGGCGCTCTGCCTGGTCATGGGCGGGCACACGGGCGTCAATCAGGCGGCCGTCTCCGGCGACCCCAACGCCACGGACAACGGCCTGCCGTTCATCTGCACCCATTACGCCTGGAATGCCCCGCAGGACCCCATCATCAACACCTGCCGCCGTCTGGGCCTGAACAACACCTGCGACAAGCACGTCAAGGTCATCTTTGTGCCGGCCATGCTGGACGGTAACGACGGCTTTCTGAACATGCCCTACGAGGACGTCATCTCGGCCTGCGACGTGGGCTTCTTCCCCTCCTGGTACGAGCCCTGGGGCTACACCCCGCAGGAATGCGCGGCCTGGTCCGTGCCCACCCTGACCACAGACCTCTCGGGCTTCGGCATGTGGGCGCGCGAGATGGCCCAGGAAGAGGCCGAACCGCGTCCCGGCGTGCATGTGATGCCCCGGCGCGGCATGAATTTCGAACAGAGCGCGGCGGCCCTGCACGAGCGCGTGCTGCGGGCCGCGGCCAGCTCGCCCGAGGACCTGGCCTTGTGGCGTAAAAACGCCCGCGATCTGGCCGAGCAGACCTCCTGGCGCTACTTTTTCTCCCATTATATCGAGGCGTTCCAGCTCGCGCTGGAAAAAGCCGACACGCGCATCAGCCATGAGAGCAACGGCCGCGAAAGCCTGAACCGCATCCTCACGGCCTCCTGTTCGGTGACGCCCTTTTTGCGGCCGATCATGGCCGTGGCCGAAGTGCCCAAGGCCCTGTCCCGCCTGCGCGACCTTTCCGCCAACCTCTGGTGGTGCTGGCAGGACAAGGCCAAGGCCCTGTTCATGGCCCTCAACCCCCAGCTCTGGAACGAATGCCGCAATCCCATCCGGGTGCTGGAAGAAGCCGATCCCGAGCGCCTCAACTACCTCATTTACAATGAGGAGTACATGAACCTCTACGACGAGGTGCTGGCCGAATTCGACAGCTACATGGCCCAGCCCCTGCGCGTGCTCAGCGAGCATGTGACGCCGGAACACCCGGTGGCCTATTTTTCCACGGAATACGGCATCAATGAGTCCGTGCCCATTTATTCCGGGGGCCTGGGCGTGCTGTCCGGCGACCATCTCAAATCCGCCTCGGACATGGCCGTGCCCCTCTTCGGCATCGGCCTGCTCTACAAAAACGGCTACTTCAAGCAGGAGATCGACGCCGACGGCCGTCAGGTGGCCCAGTATCCCGTCAACAATTTCGCCCATCTGCCGGTCAAGCCGGTCTATGATGAGGCCGGGGAAGCCGTTTTCGTGCAGCTGGAGCTGCCGGGGCGGATTCTCTTCGCCAGGGTCTGGAAAATGCAGGTGGGGCGCGTTTCCCTCTATCTCATGGATACGGACACCCGCCGCAACAGCGACGAGGACCGCAAGATCACGGACCGCCTGTACGAGGCCAACCGCGAGATCCGCCTCCTGCAGGAAATGCTGCTGGGCATGGGCGGCATGCGCCTGATCCGCACTCTGGGCCTGACCCCCCACGTCTACCACATGAACGAGGGGCACTCGGCCTTCATGGTCATTGAGCGTCTCCAGGAATGCATGATCATGGGCATGAGCTACGCGGAGGCCACGGCGCGGGTGCGCTCCAACACGGTATTCACCACCCATACGCCGGTGCCCGCGGGCAATGAGGCCTTTTCCCTGGACCTCATGGGCCGCTATTTCGGCGGCATTGCCTCCAATCTCGGCCTTTCCTGGCCGGAATTCGTCCAGCTCGGCCAGATGGAAGGCGGCAACAGCCAGTCCTTCGAGATGACCGTCCTGGCCCTGCGCCTTTCCTCCAAGGCCAACGGCGTGAGCCGTCTGCACGGCGAGGTTTCGCGCCATATGTGGAACAAGCTCTGGAAAAGCCTGCCCCTGGCCGAAACGCCCATCGGCTACGTGACCAACGGCGTGCACACGCCCTCCTACGTGGGCATGCACATGCACGAGATCCTCAGCCAGTATCTGGGGCCGGACTGGCTTCAGGCCAGGCCGGATTCCCCGGTCTGGAGCAAGGTGGACGAGATCCCCGACGACGTGTACTGGTCGGCCCGCATGACCCAGAAAGAAGATCTGCTGGACGCCCTGCGCGCGCGCATTCCGGCCTTCGCGCAGAAATTCCAGCTCAACCGGGCCCAGCGCAAGAGCATGGAAACCCTGCTCAAGCCGAACACCCTGCTCATCGGCTTCGCCCGGCGTTTCGCGCCCTACAAGCGGGCCACCCTGCTCTTTGCCGACCCGGACCGCCTGGCGCGCATTCTCAATGATCCCCAACGGCCCGTCTGCCTGATCTTCGCCGGAAAGTCCCATCCGGCGGACGAGGCCGGCATCAACCTGATCCAGGAAGTGCTGCGCATGAGCCGCGACGAGCGCTTTTTGGGCAAGATATTCTTCATGGAAGATTACAGTCTGGCGGTTTCCCGCCTGCTGGCCCAGGGCTGCGACGTCTGGCTGAACACGCCGCGCCGCCCGCATGAGGCCTCGGGCACCAGCGGCATGAAGCTGCCGGTCAATGGCGGCATCAACCTGAGCATCTCCGACGGCTGGTGGTGCGAGGGCTACAACCGCCAGAACGGCTGGACCATCGGGCCGATGGTCACCACCGAACTGCCCAGCGGCGAGCAGAACGACTACGACGACGCCGAGGCCCTGTACACCCTGCTGGAAAACGCCGTGCTGCCGCTCTACTTCGATATGAACAACGCCGGGCTGCCCACCAACTGGATCGCCATGTCCAAACGCTCGCTGAAAAGCCTCACGGCCATGTACAGCAGCAACCGTATGCTCAACGACTATATCCATCAGGCCTATCTGCCCGGCGCCAAGCGCCGCGACATGTTGGCCGAAAACGACTGGGCTCTCTGCCGCCACCTGGCCGCCTGGCAGCAGGATCTGCCGGCGCGCTTCGGCACGATGAAGATGGAGGAAATCCTCATCAGCGGCGCGGACGGCAACACCATGACCTGCGGCGAGCCCGTCAACATCCGCCTGCACATGCATCTGGGACAGATGAAACCCGAAGAAATCCTGGTGCAGCTGGTCATCGGCCGCGCCTACCCCAACGGCAACTTCCGCAGCAAGCCCGAGGTGCTGCGGCTTGAACCCCGCACGGCGGACCACGGCGATAACGGCATGAACTACTCCGCCACGTATATCCCCACCCATAACGGACTTTACCGTTACGGCATCAGGGCCACGCCCGTGCACAAGGGTCTGGGGTCGCCCCTGGAAACCGGCCTGGTGCTCTGGGGCTGA
- a CDS encoding glycoside hydrolase family 57 protein: MPALCLCYEVHEPYRLRRYTVFDMGQNSVYEDDDRNCDALLLTARACYLPMNDLLLKLIRRYGKDFKVAFSISGTALDQFEQYAPEVVDSFKALADTGCVEFVAETGPHSLAFLYSRDEFDLQVKEHCARIKRLFGKKPVTFRNTEFFYNNDLPVALEKLGFKVVLAEGADHVLGWRSPNYVYRPVSTPNMSLLLRNISLSADIGLRFSDHGWNQWPLTAEKYADWCHSVADSAELINIFNDYHCFGLRHSGETGIFDFMEALPAAVLSRKDFRFTTPAEAVKKIEPVGEIDVPEFMSWDDEGRDLTAWLGNDMQKDAIHALYALAPRVRKVNAPDLTHDFERLQTSDHFRYISTKWFADFLSDRPNPFNSPYDAYITYMNVLADFEMRLTAAEETLAATGAATKKTPRAKAPADAGKKKAAPPAKAGAKTRKTPA; this comes from the coding sequence ATGCCAGCGCTCTGCCTTTGTTACGAAGTACACGAACCGTACCGGCTTCGCCGTTACACCGTTTTTGATATGGGTCAGAATTCAGTGTATGAAGACGACGACCGCAACTGCGACGCGCTACTGCTCACCGCCCGCGCCTGCTACCTGCCCATGAACGATCTGCTGCTCAAGCTGATCCGCCGCTACGGCAAGGATTTCAAGGTGGCCTTCTCCATCTCCGGCACGGCCCTGGACCAGTTCGAGCAGTACGCGCCCGAGGTGGTGGACAGCTTCAAGGCCCTGGCCGACACCGGCTGCGTGGAGTTTGTGGCCGAAACCGGCCCGCACTCCCTGGCCTTTCTCTATTCCAGGGATGAATTCGACCTCCAGGTCAAGGAACACTGCGCGCGGATCAAGCGTCTGTTCGGCAAAAAGCCGGTGACCTTCCGCAACACGGAATTCTTCTACAACAACGACCTGCCCGTGGCTCTGGAAAAACTGGGCTTCAAGGTCGTGCTGGCCGAAGGCGCGGACCATGTGCTCGGCTGGCGCAGCCCCAACTATGTTTACAGGCCGGTTTCCACGCCCAACATGAGCCTGCTGCTGCGCAATATCTCACTGTCCGCTGACATCGGCCTGCGCTTCAGCGACCACGGCTGGAACCAGTGGCCGCTCACGGCGGAAAAATACGCCGATTGGTGCCACAGCGTCGCCGACTCGGCGGAACTGATCAACATCTTCAACGATTACCATTGCTTCGGCCTGCGCCACAGCGGGGAAACGGGCATCTTCGACTTCATGGAGGCCCTGCCCGCCGCCGTTCTGTCCCGCAAGGACTTCCGCTTCACGACGCCCGCCGAGGCGGTGAAAAAGATCGAACCCGTGGGCGAGATCGACGTGCCCGAATTCATGTCCTGGGACGACGAGGGCCGCGACCTCACGGCCTGGCTGGGCAACGACATGCAGAAGGACGCCATTCACGCCCTCTATGCCCTGGCCCCGCGCGTGCGCAAGGTCAACGCGCCGGATCTGACGCACGACTTTGAGCGCTTGCAAACGTCCGATCACTTCCGTTATATTTCAACCAAATGGTTCGCCGACTTTCTCTCCGACCGCCCCAATCCCTTTAACAGCCCGTATGACGCCTATATCACCTATATGAACGTGCTGGCGGACTTTGAAATGCGCCTGACGGCGGCGGAAGAAACACTGGCGGCAACCGGAGCCGCGACGAAAAAAACGCCCCGCGCGAAAGCCCCGGCCGACGCCGGAAAGAAAAAAGCCGCTCCCCCCGCCAAGGCGGGAGCCAAAACAAGAAAAACACCCGCCTGA
- a CDS encoding amylo-alpha-1,6-glucosidase, producing MRFSFDKAACQNTRRALRKEWLLTNGLGDYASSSILCCNTRKYHGLLTVNTPLGRHVLLSALEESVLGGGKEFFLSTRQHPRTLYPHGHEYLESVRLDRWPEFTYRVGDVRLRREMLLIHGTSRLVLRWSIQGLSKLPPLTLRIKPLLAYRHFHALTTANPHLNAHTTELPQGFSITPYDGLPTLFVQVRGPHTFLPAPDWFHHVEYMQERERGFADSEDLFQPGILDIPLPPLPEGGSVYMAVGTEPATEDLEELWEAESLARIRSHENGEAGLIGHLARVGRQFCIETPSGRPAVLAGYHWFDAWGRDTLISLPGLAFYGKRTDFGLRVLEQVAGSLKNGLVPNCFAEDGNHAYNSADASLWYAFAVQCYLKENPDGLNWVREHAWPALKAIVEGYRRGPGMDIYVDENGLLHAGNEHTQLTWMDAQADGRPVTPRHGCPVELNALWYNTLAFADHLAALFREPEWEDAKALRALRTSFFEHFWVARGGGYLGDVWREGLLDQSVRPNQILAVSLPYPVLEEQHQPQVVECVRNKLLTPFGLRTLSPDDPGYRGRYEGGPAERDAAYHQGTVWPWLLGHYTDALLRVAWDVDGAAQALLNRVTPLFCDHLADAGLASISEIFDASPPYRANGCIAQAWSVAECLRMLVLLKQAAPTVYAAWEKLAAHRLANPISGDTAGVCRVSLPLSE from the coding sequence ATGCGGTTCAGTTTTGACAAGGCCGCCTGCCAGAATACACGCAGAGCACTACGCAAGGAATGGCTGCTGACCAATGGACTGGGCGACTATGCCAGCAGCAGCATTCTCTGCTGCAATACCCGCAAATACCACGGCCTGCTCACGGTCAACACGCCGCTGGGGCGGCATGTGCTGCTCTCGGCGCTGGAGGAATCGGTGCTGGGCGGCGGCAAGGAATTTTTTCTCTCCACCCGCCAGCACCCCAGAACGCTCTACCCGCACGGGCACGAATACCTGGAGAGCGTCCGCCTGGACCGCTGGCCCGAATTCACCTACCGGGTGGGCGACGTGCGCCTGCGCCGGGAGATGCTTCTGATCCACGGCACAAGCCGCCTGGTGTTGCGCTGGTCCATCCAGGGCCTTTCCAAGCTGCCGCCCCTGACCCTGCGCATCAAGCCTCTGCTGGCCTACCGGCACTTCCACGCCCTGACCACGGCCAATCCCCATCTGAACGCGCACACCACGGAACTGCCGCAGGGCTTCAGCATCACGCCCTACGACGGCCTGCCCACGCTCTTTGTGCAGGTGCGCGGCCCCCACACCTTCCTGCCCGCGCCGGACTGGTTCCACCATGTGGAATACATGCAGGAGCGCGAACGCGGCTTTGCCGACAGCGAGGACCTGTTCCAGCCCGGCATTCTGGATATCCCCCTGCCCCCCCTGCCTGAGGGCGGCAGCGTCTACATGGCCGTGGGCACCGAGCCCGCGACGGAAGACCTGGAGGAACTCTGGGAGGCCGAGAGCCTGGCCCGGATCCGCTCCCACGAAAACGGCGAGGCCGGACTCATCGGCCATCTGGCCCGGGTGGGACGGCAGTTCTGCATTGAAACCCCGTCCGGCCGTCCGGCGGTGCTGGCCGGCTACCACTGGTTCGACGCCTGGGGCCGCGACACACTGATTTCCCTGCCGGGTCTGGCTTTTTACGGCAAGCGCACCGACTTCGGCCTGCGCGTGCTGGAGCAGGTGGCCGGAAGCCTGAAAAACGGTCTGGTGCCCAACTGCTTCGCCGAGGACGGCAATCACGCCTACAATTCGGCGGACGCCTCCCTCTGGTACGCCTTTGCCGTGCAGTGCTACCTCAAGGAGAATCCCGACGGCCTGAACTGGGTGCGCGAGCACGCCTGGCCCGCGCTCAAGGCCATTGTGGAGGGCTATCGCCGCGGTCCGGGCATGGACATTTACGTGGACGAAAACGGCCTGCTGCACGCGGGCAACGAGCACACCCAGCTGACCTGGATGGACGCCCAGGCCGACGGCCGCCCGGTGACGCCGCGTCACGGCTGCCCGGTGGAACTGAACGCCCTCTGGTACAACACACTGGCCTTTGCGGATCATCTGGCCGCCCTCTTCCGCGAGCCGGAATGGGAAGACGCCAAAGCCCTGCGGGCCTTGCGCACCAGCTTTTTCGAACATTTCTGGGTGGCGCGCGGCGGCGGCTATCTGGGCGACGTCTGGCGCGAAGGGCTGCTGGACCAGAGCGTGCGGCCCAATCAGATTCTGGCCGTCTCCCTGCCCTATCCCGTGCTGGAAGAGCAGCACCAGCCCCAGGTGGTGGAATGCGTACGCAACAAGCTGCTCACGCCCTTCGGCCTGCGCACACTTTCCCCCGACGATCCCGGTTACCGCGGCCGCTACGAGGGCGGTCCGGCCGAACGCGACGCCGCCTACCACCAGGGCACGGTCTGGCCCTGGCTGCTGGGCCACTACACCGACGCCCTGCTGCGGGTGGCCTGGGATGTGGACGGCGCGGCCCAGGCCCTGCTGAACCGGGTGACCCCGCTGTTCTGCGACCACCTCGCTGACGCGGGCCTAGCTTCCATTTCCGAAATTTTTGACGCTTCGCCGCCCTACCGGGCCAACGGCTGCATCGCTCAGGCCTGGAGCGTGGCGGAATGCCTGCGCATGCTGGTCCTGCTCAAACAGGCGGCCCCCACTGTGTATGCGGCCTGGGAAAAACTGGCGGCCCACCGCCTGGCCAATCCCATTTCAGGGGATACGGCCGGTGTCTGCCGGGTGTCCCTGCCGCTTTCCGAATGA
- a CDS encoding glycosyltransferase family 4 protein — MRVLMFGWEFPPHISGGLGTACYGMTQALAKKGAEIIFVLPRAGEGGQNGFLRLESASGTLISEDAAERMLRAGQDVWQENVRFLAVSSPLTPYLTPQDYAESLRWLNRTPDSADALTRPGAPFTFQLKGGYGPDLMSEVRRFSRLASAIALRENFDVIHVHDWMTYPAGMLAKALTGKPLVAHIHATEYDRSGENINGQVAGIERAGLLAADLVVAVSRLTRQTVIERYGVPPEKVVVVYNAVARHEVERRYEIPPRIRHEKRVLFLGRVTFQKGPEYFMEAARLVLQKIPNARFFMAGSGDMLPRLIRRAGQLRIGHRFHFAGFLRGEQVDRMFALSDLYVMPSVSEPFGITPLEAMLYDVPVLLSRQSGVSEVLEHALKADFWDTRDMADKICAVLRYPCLAAELVKNCREEMKSIRWENAADQLMAVYHNVSGGN, encoded by the coding sequence ATGCGAGTGCTTATGTTCGGCTGGGAATTTCCGCCGCATATCAGCGGCGGCCTGGGCACTGCCTGCTACGGCATGACCCAGGCCCTGGCCAAAAAGGGCGCGGAGATCATCTTTGTGCTGCCGCGCGCCGGTGAGGGCGGGCAGAACGGCTTTCTGCGGCTGGAATCCGCTTCGGGCACGCTCATCAGTGAAGATGCGGCCGAACGCATGCTCCGGGCCGGGCAGGATGTCTGGCAGGAGAACGTCCGCTTTCTGGCCGTTTCCAGCCCGCTCACCCCGTACCTCACGCCGCAGGACTACGCGGAGTCGCTGCGCTGGCTGAACCGCACGCCGGACAGCGCCGACGCGCTCACCCGCCCCGGCGCGCCTTTCACCTTTCAGCTCAAGGGCGGCTACGGCCCGGACCTGATGAGCGAAGTGCGCCGCTTCAGCCGTCTGGCCTCGGCCATCGCCCTGCGCGAAAACTTCGACGTGATCCACGTTCACGACTGGATGACCTATCCCGCGGGCATGCTGGCCAAAGCCCTGACCGGCAAACCCCTGGTGGCCCACATTCACGCCACGGAATATGACCGCAGCGGCGAAAACATCAACGGGCAGGTGGCGGGCATCGAACGCGCCGGCCTGCTGGCCGCCGATCTGGTGGTGGCCGTGAGCCGCCTGACCCGCCAGACCGTCATCGAACGCTACGGCGTGCCGCCGGAAAAGGTGGTGGTGGTCTACAACGCCGTGGCCCGGCATGAAGTGGAGCGCCGCTACGAAATTCCGCCGCGCATCCGGCATGAGAAAAGGGTGCTCTTTCTGGGCCGGGTCACGTTCCAGAAAGGGCCGGAATACTTCATGGAGGCGGCCCGTCTGGTGCTGCAAAAAATCCCCAACGCGCGCTTTTTCATGGCCGGGAGCGGCGACATGCTGCCCCGACTCATCCGCCGCGCGGGACAGTTGCGCATCGGGCACCGTTTCCACTTCGCCGGATTTCTGCGCGGCGAGCAAGTGGACCGCATGTTCGCCCTCAGCGACCTTTATGTCATGCCTTCGGTGTCCGAGCCTTTCGGCATCACGCCGCTGGAGGCCATGCTTTACGACGTGCCGGTGCTGCTCTCGCGCCAGTCCGGCGTGTCCGAAGTTCTGGAACACGCGCTCAAGGCCGATTTCTGGGATACCCGCGACATGGCCGACAAAATCTGCGCGGTTCTGCGTTACCCCTGCCTGGCTGCGGAACTGGTGAAAAACTGCCGGGAAGAAATGAAATCCATCCGCTGGGAAAATGCCGCGGACCAACTGATGGCCGTTTACCACAACGTCTCCGGAGGTAACTGA
- a CDS encoding branched-chain amino acid ABC transporter permease, with the protein MEQFFQQLLNGLAVGGIYALVALGYTMVYGVLKLINFAHGDLFTIGAYLGLTLLVSCNLSGMLPLPVAVLAVFVMVALLVALIGFLLERAAYRPLRDAGRLSAVVSALGASIFFQNAIMLIYGARVYVYPDFLRPDFTVHLFGMAVPGVRLLVIAASVLLMLGLSAFIQRTRTGAAIRAVAIDPGAARLMGINVDRVISLVFLIGPGLGGAAGLMVGIYYGQIDFTMGWSYGLKAFTAAILGGIGNIPGAMLGGLLLGVIEALAAGYIAIAWKDAIAFLVLILILIIRPTGILGERTADKL; encoded by the coding sequence ATGGAACAATTTTTTCAACAGCTTCTGAACGGCCTTGCCGTGGGCGGCATCTACGCGCTGGTGGCCCTGGGCTACACCATGGTCTACGGCGTGCTCAAGCTCATCAACTTCGCCCACGGCGACCTGTTCACCATCGGCGCCTATCTGGGCCTGACCCTGCTGGTGAGCTGCAATCTCTCCGGCATGCTGCCGCTGCCCGTGGCCGTGCTGGCCGTCTTCGTCATGGTGGCCCTGCTGGTGGCCCTGATCGGCTTTCTGCTGGAGCGCGCGGCCTACCGGCCCCTGCGCGACGCGGGCCGTCTTTCGGCCGTGGTCTCGGCCCTGGGCGCGTCCATCTTTTTCCAGAACGCCATCATGCTGATCTACGGCGCGCGCGTCTACGTCTACCCCGATTTCCTGCGCCCGGATTTCACAGTGCATTTGTTCGGCATGGCCGTGCCCGGCGTGCGCCTGCTGGTCATCGCGGCCAGCGTGCTGCTGATGCTCGGCCTTTCGGCCTTCATCCAGCGCACCCGCACGGGCGCGGCCATCCGCGCCGTGGCCATTGATCCGGGCGCGGCCCGGCTCATGGGCATCAACGTGGACCGGGTCATTTCCCTGGTCTTTCTGATCGGACCGGGCCTGGGCGGCGCGGCAGGGCTGATGGTGGGCATCTACTACGGCCAGATCGACTTTACCATGGGCTGGTCCTATGGCCTCAAAGCCTTTACCGCCGCCATTCTGGGCGGCATCGGCAACATTCCGGGCGCCATGCTCGGCGGCCTGCTGCTGGGCGTCATCGAGGCCCTGGCCGCCGGGTACATCGCCATCGCCTGGAAGGACGCCATCGCCTTTCTGGTGCTGATTCTGATCCTGATCATCCGGCCCACCGGCATTCTGGGCGAACGCACGGCGGACAAGCTATGA